Proteins from a single region of Haloarcula laminariae:
- a CDS encoding UvrD-helicase domain-containing protein, with product MTDSTTEVVRLFGGPGSGKTTALLDRVEELLEDETVDFRDVLVVSYTRAAAAEIRERLAERLDVTPRALQGNVCTMHAKAYELLDLSRGDVVGESDKEEFCDQFGIDFEDEYEGSRRRSARSTTLGNKIIATSQWLQRTRRDVADWYDVPFKWDDEEVRLPPEIDDNAQTGNKYTPTWPTDDDRVDVPEAIRGWRTYKGDNDVIGFADMLERVAQRSLLPNVDYLIIDEFQDITTLQYDVYEEWKPHMERVLIAGDDDQVVYAWQGADPDLLLEETVTTDEILPNSYRLPSRILNVVNREVRHIEKRQEKDLNPRKEGGRVEAVRNPSMFDLARNVIGTVDQSDETVMVLFRARYQMFQFIDEFIDEGIPFSCLTDQRMWTDRLSQYVAAVEAVENDEPLSVLEARRLADMLADSAFGTGERDDLFDALEDIEEAHDADDIAEIEIEPDVVTEHVPFAPDPASASDMLRKVTNFQERSVGAYFAGDYRGMEPDRVRLGTIHSAKGREADHVFVGTDLTEKVVEQMAATVEQNGIEVPEVDEFTKHTSPVPTLTDNERRVFYVGMSRARERLVLMENLVDGAPTLPIDVLLENKPSDRSIDELLDEAGETITAD from the coding sequence ATGACTGATTCGACCACCGAGGTTGTCCGCCTGTTCGGTGGGCCGGGGAGCGGGAAAACGACTGCTCTGCTGGACCGCGTCGAGGAGTTGCTCGAAGACGAGACTGTCGACTTCCGTGACGTGCTCGTGGTCTCGTATACGCGTGCGGCGGCCGCCGAGATACGCGAACGGCTGGCCGAACGGCTCGACGTGACCCCCCGCGCTCTCCAGGGGAACGTCTGTACGATGCACGCGAAGGCCTACGAGCTGCTCGACCTCTCGCGGGGCGACGTGGTCGGCGAGAGCGACAAGGAGGAGTTCTGCGACCAGTTCGGCATCGACTTCGAGGACGAGTACGAAGGCTCGCGGCGACGGTCGGCCCGCTCGACGACCCTCGGCAACAAGATCATCGCGACGAGCCAGTGGCTCCAGCGCACCCGCCGCGACGTGGCCGACTGGTACGACGTGCCCTTCAAGTGGGACGACGAGGAGGTCCGGCTCCCGCCCGAAATCGACGACAACGCCCAGACCGGCAACAAGTACACCCCGACGTGGCCCACCGACGACGACCGCGTCGACGTGCCCGAAGCCATTCGGGGGTGGCGGACCTACAAGGGCGACAACGACGTCATCGGCTTTGCCGACATGCTCGAACGGGTCGCCCAGCGCTCCCTGCTCCCCAACGTCGACTACCTCATCATCGACGAGTTCCAGGACATCACGACGCTGCAGTACGACGTCTACGAGGAGTGGAAACCCCACATGGAGCGGGTCCTCATCGCCGGCGACGACGACCAGGTCGTCTACGCCTGGCAGGGCGCCGACCCGGACCTCCTGCTCGAAGAGACGGTCACCACCGACGAGATTCTCCCCAACTCCTACCGGCTCCCCTCCCGCATCCTGAACGTCGTCAACCGCGAGGTGCGCCACATCGAGAAGCGCCAGGAGAAAGACCTCAACCCCCGCAAGGAGGGCGGCCGCGTCGAGGCGGTCCGGAACCCCTCGATGTTCGACCTCGCTCGCAACGTCATCGGCACCGTCGACCAGTCCGACGAGACCGTGATGGTCCTCTTCCGGGCGCGCTACCAGATGTTCCAGTTCATCGACGAGTTCATCGACGAGGGGATTCCCTTCTCCTGTCTGACCGACCAGCGGATGTGGACGGACCGGCTGAGCCAGTACGTCGCCGCCGTCGAGGCCGTCGAGAACGACGAGCCACTCTCCGTGCTGGAGGCCCGCCGCCTCGCCGACATGCTCGCGGATTCGGCCTTCGGCACCGGCGAACGCGACGACCTCTTCGACGCCTTAGAGGACATCGAGGAGGCACACGATGCCGACGACATCGCCGAAATCGAGATCGAACCCGACGTCGTCACCGAACACGTCCCCTTCGCCCCCGACCCGGCCTCCGCGAGCGACATGCTCCGGAAGGTCACCAACTTCCAGGAGCGCTCCGTGGGCGCGTACTTCGCCGGCGACTACCGGGGGATGGAGCCGGACCGCGTCCGCCTGGGCACCATCCACTCCGCGAAGGGCCGCGAGGCCGACCACGTCTTCGTCGGCACCGACCTCACCGAGAAGGTCGTCGAGCAGATGGCCGCCACGGTCGAGCAAAACGGCATCGAGGTCCCCGAGGTCGACGAGTTCACCAAACACACCAGCCCCGTCCCCACGCTGACCGACAACGAACGGCGGGTCTTCTACGTCGGGATGTCACGCGCCCGGGAACGCCTCGTCCTCATGGAGAACCTCGTCGACGGCGCGCCGACGCTTCCCATCGACGTGTTGCTGGAGAACAAACCGAGCGACCGCTCCATCGACGAGCTCCTCGACGAGGCCGGCGAGACCATCACCGCCGACTGA
- the azf gene encoding NAD-dependent glucose-6-phosphate dehydrogenase Azf — protein MDDPVLLTGAGGAVGEAILEGLEEEYYWKLMFHNPPAEQPNHEYLIGDVDNPDDVREAVEGVGAVIHLAGDPRPEAPWDSVLSNNIDGTQKLYEAAVDAGVEKFVFASSNHAVGSFETEDRKPDMYRPDDDFRLDGTEFPRPGNLYGVSKATGEVLGRYYHDKYGIKVCNIRIGNLTRGHPPIDYERGQAMWLSYPDCAHIHQCALEADYEYETVYGISDNDRKYYSIDRAKEVLNYRPQDNSAHFEGDERVVEPDV, from the coding sequence ATGGACGACCCGGTTCTACTCACAGGTGCGGGCGGCGCGGTCGGGGAGGCCATCCTCGAGGGCCTCGAAGAGGAGTACTACTGGAAGCTGATGTTCCACAATCCGCCCGCAGAGCAGCCCAACCACGAGTATCTCATCGGCGACGTCGACAACCCGGACGACGTCAGGGAGGCCGTCGAGGGCGTCGGCGCGGTCATCCACCTCGCAGGCGACCCCCGGCCCGAGGCCCCGTGGGACTCGGTGCTGTCGAACAACATCGACGGCACACAGAAGCTCTACGAGGCCGCCGTCGATGCGGGCGTCGAGAAGTTCGTCTTCGCCTCCTCGAACCACGCCGTCGGCTCCTTCGAGACCGAGGACCGCAAGCCCGACATGTACCGGCCGGACGACGACTTCCGCCTCGACGGGACGGAGTTCCCCCGCCCCGGGAACCTCTACGGCGTCTCCAAAGCGACCGGCGAGGTGCTCGGTCGGTACTACCACGACAAGTACGGCATCAAGGTGTGTAACATCCGCATCGGCAACCTCACGCGGGGCCACCCGCCCATCGACTACGAGCGCGGGCAGGCGATGTGGCTCTCCTACCCCGACTGCGCCCACATCCACCAGTGCGCGCTGGAGGCCGACTACGAGTACGAGACCGTCTACGGAATCTCGGACAACGACCGCAAGTACTACTCCATCGACCGCGCCAAAGAGGTCCTGAACTACCGTCCACAGGACAACTCCGCGCACTTCGAGGGCGACGAGCGGGTCGTCGAGCCGGACGTTTGA
- a CDS encoding DUF7563 family protein, which yields MPECQNCGSFVTKDYVRVFTPSDTDGPRVCPACEDMIRDGAEIREARSPRQP from the coding sequence ATGCCAGAGTGCCAGAACTGTGGGTCCTTCGTAACGAAGGACTACGTCCGCGTGTTCACGCCGTCCGACACTGACGGCCCCCGGGTCTGTCCCGCCTGCGAGGACATGATCCGTGACGGGGCGGAGATACGGGAGGCGCGCTCGCCACGGCAGCCGTAG
- a CDS encoding rubrerythrin family protein, with amino-acid sequence MTAADLIDAVRDDKQTELSRLGSSKTLYADTRGEMEPDAIHAAAAAREAAAVDTFEAWADDESDDAAGLFADAAADADGRLGDADPADRAFHMHDELDGLETTVERLGGLVGWTLVDKKVKEQLTGFFTGQADPQTASTYRSAGGEVVELREDAADLLDSTCDGDDDWDAAEAAAVAVVAAAYDDYVETLEELGVNPKDVC; translated from the coding sequence ATGACCGCCGCCGACCTCATCGACGCCGTCCGAGACGACAAGCAGACCGAGCTCTCCCGGCTGGGCTCCTCGAAGACGCTGTACGCGGACACCCGCGGGGAGATGGAGCCCGACGCCATCCACGCGGCCGCCGCGGCCCGCGAGGCCGCCGCTGTCGACACCTTCGAGGCCTGGGCCGACGACGAGAGCGACGACGCCGCCGGCCTCTTTGCCGACGCCGCTGCCGATGCGGACGGCCGGCTGGGCGACGCCGACCCCGCCGACCGCGCGTTCCACATGCACGACGAACTCGACGGGCTGGAGACGACCGTCGAGCGACTGGGCGGGCTCGTCGGCTGGACGCTCGTCGACAAGAAGGTCAAGGAGCAGCTCACCGGCTTCTTCACCGGGCAGGCCGACCCCCAGACCGCGAGCACCTACCGCAGCGCGGGCGGCGAGGTCGTCGAGCTGCGGGAGGACGCCGCCGACCTGCTCGATTCGACCTGCGACGGTGACGACGACTGGGACGCCGCGGAGGCGGCCGCCGTCGCCGTCGTCGCGGCGGCCTACGACGACTACGTCGAGACGCTGGAAGAGCTGGGCGTCAATCCGAAAGACGTCTGCTGA
- a CDS encoding metallophosphoesterase, with the protein MLVGIVSDTHDNGAQVEAAVETFEERDVEAVVHCGDFVAPFSVTPFDGDWEFYAVRGNNDGEWAVEATVEEFGTYMGEMGELTLDGQEVAVYHGTRGAIVDALVECGTYDYVFHGHTHEAGTEAYEGTVRVNPGGISIPPAPGAFSVATLETGSEELAFHELG; encoded by the coding sequence ATGCTGGTCGGTATCGTCTCGGACACGCACGACAACGGGGCACAGGTCGAGGCGGCGGTCGAGACGTTCGAAGAGAGGGACGTCGAGGCGGTCGTCCACTGCGGCGATTTCGTCGCACCGTTCTCCGTGACGCCGTTCGACGGCGACTGGGAGTTCTACGCCGTTCGCGGGAACAACGACGGCGAGTGGGCCGTCGAGGCCACCGTCGAGGAGTTCGGCACGTACATGGGCGAGATGGGCGAGCTGACCCTCGACGGACAGGAGGTCGCCGTCTACCACGGCACCAGAGGCGCCATCGTCGACGCCCTGGTCGAGTGTGGCACCTACGACTACGTCTTCCACGGCCACACCCACGAAGCGGGCACCGAAGCGTACGAGGGAACGGTGCGGGTCAACCCCGGGGGCATCTCGATTCCGCCGGCGCCGGGCGCGTTCTCGGTGGCGACGCTGGAGACGGGAAGCGAAGAACTAGCGTTTCACGAACTGGGGTAG
- a CDS encoding PadR family transcriptional regulator, with the protein MSGDNLRRVATGKTMGDRLDERLTPLVGSTDPTTHGSAGRDAIPESLLASVIDDIDDGELAVGDGLVTQSLDEILLAMIALSDDETHGTGLMEALSRLFDAQLSPGTVYPRLHDLEAENTLAVHELVQTKQYSIDDAETAASRIEEAAYRHFVIGMFLHASLDAV; encoded by the coding sequence ATGTCCGGAGACAACCTCCGTCGCGTGGCGACCGGCAAGACGATGGGTGACCGACTCGACGAGCGACTGACCCCCCTCGTCGGGTCGACCGACCCAACCACCCATGGGAGTGCCGGCCGTGACGCCATCCCGGAGTCGCTGTTGGCTTCGGTCATCGACGACATCGACGACGGCGAACTCGCCGTCGGCGACGGGCTCGTAACCCAAAGTCTGGACGAAATCCTGCTCGCGATGATCGCGTTGTCGGACGATGAGACACACGGGACAGGGCTCATGGAGGCACTGTCGCGTCTGTTCGACGCGCAGTTGAGTCCGGGCACGGTGTATCCGCGTCTGCACGACCTCGAAGCGGAGAACACGCTCGCCGTTCACGAACTGGTGCAGACCAAGCAGTACTCGATCGACGACGCCGAAACGGCGGCGTCGCGCATCGAGGAAGCGGCATACAGGCATTTCGTCATCGGAATGTTCCTGCACGCGTCGCTCGACGCGGTCTGA
- a CDS encoding winged helix-turn-helix domain-containing protein, with translation MAEDKSIEEVLDTIGDQHARRVLAAISREAQSAKDLAEQCDLSLPTVYRRIELLDEYDLVKDRTLVAEDGNHYKVYESNFESTVISLEDEEYKVRIYREENLPDRFSQLWDELNPE, from the coding sequence GTGGCAGAGGACAAGAGTATCGAGGAGGTCCTCGATACAATCGGTGACCAGCACGCGCGACGCGTCCTGGCCGCCATCAGCCGGGAAGCCCAATCCGCGAAAGACCTCGCCGAGCAGTGCGACCTCTCTTTACCGACCGTCTACCGTCGTATCGAGCTCCTGGACGAGTACGACCTGGTGAAAGACCGCACGCTCGTCGCGGAGGACGGCAACCACTACAAGGTGTACGAGTCCAACTTCGAGTCGACGGTCATCTCGCTGGAGGACGAGGAGTACAAGGTCCGCATCTACCGCGAGGAGAACCTCCCCGACCGCTTTAGCCAGCTGTGGGACGAGCTAAACCCCGAGTAA
- a CDS encoding DUF7533 family protein, producing the protein MARGILETIGLAATLMLAIPIALFGAEHLVRGELFAGVAYVGIAVGLVVIEQYLTTPTDIPGKVAEKTVGNIVETEESKEE; encoded by the coding sequence ATGGCACGGGGAATCCTCGAAACCATCGGACTGGCGGCCACGCTGATGCTCGCCATCCCGATAGCGCTGTTCGGCGCGGAACATCTCGTCCGCGGGGAACTGTTCGCGGGCGTCGCCTACGTCGGTATCGCGGTCGGGCTGGTGGTCATCGAGCAGTATCTCACGACGCCGACGGACATCCCGGGGAAGGTGGCTGAGAAGACGGTCGGGAACATCGTCGAGACCGAGGAGTCGAAAGAGGAGTAA
- a CDS encoding cation:proton antiporter yields the protein MAELLLELGVAVAAIALAGALAGRIGLSVIPAYIVAGLLLGPSQPLAPVGVTLPVVAYGEVIQLLAELGIVFLLFFLGLEFSVDQLLRDRRKITAVGLIDFAVNFGIGAAIGLAFGWTLLETLFLAGLVYISSSAIVTKSLIETGWIANDESAPILGTLVFEDILIAVYLALLAAVANGGSLREAGVSVGVAFLFLGGLSAVAWYGSAWFERLFTTGSDELFVLRVVGLTTLVAGAALALGVSEAVAAFFFGTGLSQTSHVERIERLVSPARDLFAAVFFFAIGLSTDLTLLAGVAVLLVVAVVTTTAGKLVSGVLSGRVYGLDRRRSLRVGLGLVPRGEFSLVLVALAAGVGTGRLGSVLPAFAVGYVLVMSVVGSLLVARADAITDAIAAARG from the coding sequence ATGGCTGAGCTGCTCCTGGAGCTCGGCGTCGCCGTCGCCGCCATCGCGCTCGCGGGGGCTCTCGCCGGCCGTATCGGCCTCTCCGTCATCCCGGCGTACATCGTCGCCGGCCTGCTGCTCGGGCCGAGCCAGCCGCTGGCGCCGGTCGGCGTCACGCTGCCGGTCGTCGCCTACGGCGAGGTCATCCAGCTACTGGCCGAACTGGGCATCGTCTTCCTCCTCTTCTTCCTGGGCCTGGAGTTCAGCGTCGACCAGCTGCTGCGGGACCGCCGGAAGATAACCGCCGTCGGGCTCATCGACTTCGCCGTCAACTTCGGCATCGGCGCGGCAATCGGCCTCGCGTTCGGATGGACGCTCCTGGAGACGCTGTTTCTGGCCGGACTCGTCTACATCTCGTCGTCGGCTATCGTCACGAAGTCGCTCATCGAGACCGGGTGGATCGCCAACGACGAGTCAGCCCCCATCCTCGGGACGCTCGTCTTCGAGGATATCCTCATCGCGGTCTACCTGGCGCTGCTGGCCGCCGTCGCGAACGGCGGGAGCCTGCGGGAGGCCGGCGTCTCCGTCGGCGTCGCCTTCCTGTTTCTCGGCGGGCTCTCGGCCGTCGCGTGGTACGGCTCGGCGTGGTTCGAGCGGCTCTTCACGACGGGTTCGGACGAGCTGTTCGTCCTGCGTGTCGTCGGTCTGACGACGCTGGTCGCGGGCGCGGCGCTGGCGCTGGGCGTCAGCGAGGCCGTCGCCGCCTTCTTCTTCGGCACGGGGCTCAGTCAGACGAGCCACGTCGAGCGCATCGAGCGTCTCGTCTCGCCCGCTCGGGACCTCTTTGCCGCCGTCTTCTTCTTCGCTATCGGGCTCTCGACGGACCTGACACTGCTCGCCGGCGTCGCCGTCCTCCTGGTGGTGGCCGTCGTCACGACGACGGCCGGCAAGCTCGTCAGCGGCGTCCTCTCGGGGCGGGTCTACGGGCTGGACCGGCGCCGTTCGCTCCGCGTCGGGCTGGGGCTGGTCCCCCGCGGGGAGTTCTCGCTGGTCCTCGTGGCGCTCGCGGCCGGCGTCGGCACCGGCCGGCTGGGGTCGGTCCTGCCCGCCTTCGCGGTCGGCTACGTGCTGGTGATGAGCGTCGTCGGAAGCCTCCTCGTGGCTCGGGCCGACGCCATCACCGACGCTATCGCGGCCGCTCGCGGGTGA
- a CDS encoding dihydroneopterin aldolase family protein translates to MDPTSPQVACFEAGIKFGSLYHQFAGTPVSPDSADSLAAAMEESIENQPHCEAVTVEIREEPLRAAIAEAGADYTELTGRFLDVSMTIDYEGCVVETSMAMEDGYPLMQVDSVGAQ, encoded by the coding sequence ATGGACCCCACGTCACCGCAGGTCGCCTGCTTCGAGGCCGGCATCAAGTTCGGGTCGCTCTACCACCAGTTCGCCGGGACGCCGGTGAGCCCCGACAGCGCCGACTCGCTGGCCGCGGCCATGGAGGAGTCAATCGAGAACCAGCCCCACTGCGAGGCCGTGACCGTCGAAATCCGCGAGGAGCCCCTTCGGGCGGCTATCGCGGAGGCGGGCGCCGACTACACCGAGCTGACCGGGCGGTTTCTGGACGTCTCGATGACCATCGACTACGAGGGGTGTGTCGTCGAGACGAGCATGGCGATGGAGGACGGCTATCCGCTGATGCAGGTCGATTCGGTCGGGGCCCAATAG
- the uvrB gene encoding excinuclease ABC subunit UvrB: protein MSDAGGPLSIDRPDADSEFRVDAPFDPAGDQPEAIEQLAEGFRQGMDTQTLLGVTGSGKTNTVSWVVEEIQQPTLVIAHNKTLAAQLYEEFRDLFPDNAVEYFVSYYDYYQPEAYVEQTDTFIDKDASINDEIDRLRHSATRSLLTRDDVIVVASVSAIYGLGDPRNYIDMSLSIEVGQEIERDELLGQLVDLNYERNDVDFTQGTFRVRGDTLEIYPMYGRYAIRVEFWGDEIDRMLKVDPLEGEVKSEEPAALIHPAEHYSIPEKRLERAIEEIQELLEQRIRYFDRKGDAVAAQRIEERTTFDIEMMQETGYCSGIENYSVHLSDRESGEAPYTLLDYFPEDFLTVIDESHQTLPQIRGQFAGDKSRKESLVENGFRLPTAFDNRPLTFEEFEAKTDRTLYVSATPGDYEREHSEQIVEQIVRPTHLVDPAVEIASATGQVEDLMGRIDERVERDERVLVTTLTKRMAEDLTEYLEEAGVDVAYMHDETDTLERHELIRSLRLGDIDVLVGINLLREGLDIPEVSLVAILDADQEGFLRSETTLVQTMGRAARNVNGEVVLYADERSNAMDAAIEETQRRRRIQQQYNEEHGFEPTTIEKAVGETNLPGSKTDTGGVAGDGPADEDEATAQIQQLEDRMEEAANNLEFELAADIRDRIRELREEFDLDDGGDDGGVPAPGPEF, encoded by the coding sequence ATGAGCGACGCAGGCGGCCCCCTCTCAATCGACCGTCCGGACGCCGACAGCGAGTTCCGCGTCGACGCCCCCTTCGACCCCGCCGGCGACCAGCCCGAGGCCATCGAGCAACTGGCCGAGGGGTTCCGCCAGGGGATGGACACACAGACCCTGCTCGGCGTGACGGGCTCGGGCAAGACCAACACCGTCTCCTGGGTCGTCGAGGAGATACAACAGCCCACGCTCGTCATCGCCCACAACAAGACCCTCGCAGCGCAGCTGTACGAGGAGTTCAGGGACCTGTTCCCGGACAACGCCGTCGAGTACTTCGTCTCCTACTACGACTACTACCAGCCGGAGGCCTACGTCGAGCAGACGGACACGTTCATCGACAAGGACGCCTCCATCAACGACGAAATCGACCGGTTGCGCCACTCGGCGACCCGGTCGCTGCTCACCCGGGACGACGTCATCGTCGTCGCCTCGGTCTCGGCCATCTACGGGCTCGGTGACCCGCGCAACTACATCGACATGTCGCTGTCCATCGAGGTGGGCCAGGAGATAGAGCGCGACGAACTGCTCGGACAGCTCGTGGACCTGAACTACGAGCGCAACGACGTGGACTTCACGCAGGGCACCTTCCGGGTGCGGGGCGACACGCTGGAAATCTACCCCATGTACGGCCGCTACGCCATCCGCGTGGAGTTCTGGGGCGACGAGATAGACCGGATGCTCAAGGTCGACCCCCTGGAGGGCGAGGTCAAGAGCGAGGAGCCAGCCGCCCTCATCCACCCGGCCGAACACTACTCCATCCCGGAAAAGCGGCTGGAGCGGGCCATCGAGGAGATTCAGGAGCTCCTGGAACAGCGCATCCGGTACTTCGACCGCAAGGGTGACGCCGTCGCCGCCCAGCGCATCGAGGAGCGCACCACCTTCGACATCGAGATGATGCAGGAGACGGGCTACTGCTCGGGCATCGAGAACTACTCGGTCCACCTCTCGGACCGCGAGAGCGGCGAGGCCCCCTACACGTTACTCGACTACTTCCCGGAGGACTTCCTGACCGTCATCGACGAGTCCCACCAGACGCTCCCCCAGATTCGGGGCCAGTTCGCCGGCGACAAGAGCCGGAAGGAGAGCCTCGTCGAGAACGGCTTCCGGCTCCCGACGGCCTTCGACAACCGCCCGCTCACCTTCGAGGAGTTCGAGGCAAAGACGGACCGGACGCTGTACGTCTCGGCGACGCCGGGCGACTACGAGCGCGAGCACAGCGAGCAGATAGTCGAGCAGATCGTCCGGCCGACCCATCTGGTCGACCCCGCCGTCGAAATCGCGTCGGCGACCGGCCAGGTCGAGGACCTCATGGGCCGTATCGACGAGCGCGTCGAACGCGACGAGCGCGTGCTGGTGACCACGCTGACGAAGCGGATGGCCGAGGACCTCACGGAGTATCTGGAGGAGGCCGGGGTCGACGTGGCGTACATGCACGACGAGACCGACACGCTGGAGCGCCACGAGCTCATCCGCTCGCTGCGGCTGGGCGACATCGACGTCCTCGTGGGTATCAACCTCCTGCGGGAGGGGCTGGACATCCCGGAGGTGTCGCTCGTGGCGATTCTGGACGCCGACCAGGAGGGCTTTCTCCGCTCGGAGACCACGCTGGTCCAGACGATGGGGCGGGCGGCCCGCAACGTCAACGGCGAGGTGGTGCTGTACGCCGACGAGCGAAGCAACGCCATGGACGCCGCCATCGAGGAGACCCAGCGCCGCCGGCGCATCCAGCAGCAGTACAACGAGGAGCACGGTTTCGAGCCCACAACTATCGAGAAGGCCGTCGGCGAGACGAACCTCCCGGGGAGCAAGACCGACACCGGCGGCGTCGCGGGCGACGGCCCGGCCGACGAGGACGAGGCCACCGCTCAGATTCAGCAGCTCGAAGACCGCATGGAGGAGGCGGCCAACAATCTGGAGTTCGAACTCGCGGCGGACATCCGGGACCGCATCCGGGAGCTGCGCGAGGAGTTCGACCTCGACGACGGGGGCGACGACGGCGGCGTTCCGGCGCCCGGGCCGGAGTTCTGA
- a CDS encoding HVO_0416 family zinc finger protein, with product MASAPRSDEMFDEFLSQRGHEVDDVGWEENYNKKQCPDCGGLHGSAASECSVCGWTPVN from the coding sequence ATGGCGAGCGCACCGAGATCCGACGAAATGTTCGACGAGTTCCTCTCGCAGCGCGGTCACGAGGTCGACGACGTTGGATGGGAAGAAAACTACAACAAGAAACAGTGTCCCGACTGTGGCGGGCTTCACGGCTCGGCCGCGAGCGAGTGCTCGGTGTGTGGCTGGACACCAGTAAACTGA
- a CDS encoding cation:proton antiporter regulatory subunit, which produces MTVYETDVPGVGKKFEVEIGGDERLVVLLHHDGKREVFHRPDSDTDAERLFTLDGRLAREVGAILQGAYFQPVETDNVGVPLGGAIIEWLDVGEGSPVVDKTLAESGVRTETGVSVIAIQRGAETVPNPDPTETIAAGDILVTLGTREEQSAAGSLVSDDG; this is translated from the coding sequence ATGACGGTCTACGAGACCGACGTTCCCGGCGTCGGCAAGAAGTTCGAGGTCGAAATCGGCGGCGACGAACGGCTGGTCGTCCTGTTGCACCACGACGGGAAGCGGGAGGTGTTCCACAGGCCGGACTCGGACACCGACGCCGAGCGGCTGTTCACGCTCGACGGTCGGCTCGCTCGCGAGGTCGGCGCCATCCTCCAGGGGGCGTACTTCCAGCCCGTCGAGACCGACAACGTCGGGGTGCCCCTGGGCGGGGCCATCATCGAGTGGCTCGACGTGGGCGAGGGGTCGCCGGTGGTCGACAAGACGCTCGCGGAGTCCGGCGTCAGGACGGAGACCGGCGTCTCCGTCATCGCGATTCAGCGGGGCGCGGAGACCGTCCCCAACCCCGACCCGACGGAGACCATCGCCGCCGGAGACATCCTCGTGACGCTGGGGACCCGCGAGGAGCAGTCCGCGGCCGGGTCGCTGGTCAGCGACGATGGCTGA
- a CDS encoding DUF7521 family protein, with the protein MQSGVAIARGALVLMRMVVFGLTLGITLISFQAYRKRPSERLQYAFVGFAFISMGVAVTSVITQLSTGRIGPLAVVFFQMAETIPFIIGFAMLYVSLYR; encoded by the coding sequence ATGCAAAGCGGGGTCGCCATCGCGCGCGGGGCGCTCGTGTTGATGCGGATGGTCGTGTTCGGGCTCACGCTCGGCATCACGCTCATCAGCTTCCAGGCCTACCGGAAGCGACCCTCCGAACGGCTGCAGTACGCGTTCGTCGGCTTCGCGTTCATCAGTATGGGCGTCGCCGTCACAAGCGTCATCACGCAGCTCTCTACCGGGCGTATCGGGCCGCTCGCCGTGGTGTTCTTCCAGATGGCCGAGACCATCCCCTTCATCATCGGGTTCGCGATGCTGTACGTCTCGCTGTATCGGTAG